One region of Gilliamella sp. ESL0405 genomic DNA includes:
- a CDS encoding helix-turn-helix domain-containing protein gives MREQDQDWSPSRVVGEIKIRGGNLRALSRSSGLQADTLRNALYRHCPKYERIIADYLQVPVEKIWPTRYENKRKK, from the coding sequence ATGAGAGAACAAGATCAAGACTGGTCACCATCAAGAGTCGTTGGTGAAATCAAAATTAGAGGTGGAAATTTAAGAGCTTTATCACGTTCAAGTGGTTTACAAGCCGATACATTAAGAAATGCGTTATACCGCCATTGCCCTAAGTATGAACGGATTATTGCGGATTATTTACAAGTGCCAGTTGAGAAAATTTGGCCAACAAGATATGAAAACAAAAGAAAAAAATAA
- a CDS encoding LexA family transcriptional regulator: MENKLKTQDEQEKTRALTNTGVINFKNRLMLVLEGLSGNAFAKKVGMSEAVIRDYLCGKTYPSLNRLAIIAVKCDVPIEWLATGKGECRLVPESKGRNSVHIPLHHLNESSSAFSHIESIPFDISLIKRQGCNIEDLTAVWAKGDSMEPTISNHDILIVNQANCKPIDGYLYAIQYEDQISIKRIQNHGSNLVFIHDNPKYPTIVGNKYKSKEYEIVGHVVYLLKDLI, translated from the coding sequence ATGGAAAACAAATTAAAAACACAAGACGAACAGGAAAAAACACGAGCTCTAACTAATACAGGAGTAATTAACTTTAAAAATAGATTAATGCTTGTTTTAGAAGGTTTATCCGGCAACGCTTTTGCTAAAAAAGTCGGCATGTCAGAAGCAGTAATAAGAGATTATTTATGCGGAAAAACATATCCCTCTTTAAATCGATTAGCAATCATTGCTGTGAAATGTGATGTTCCTATAGAATGGTTAGCCACCGGTAAAGGCGAATGTCGCTTAGTGCCAGAAAGTAAAGGTCGTAACTCAGTTCATATACCTCTGCACCACTTAAATGAAAGTAGTAGCGCTTTCTCACATATCGAATCAATCCCATTTGATATAAGCTTAATTAAGCGACAAGGATGTAATATAGAAGACCTTACCGCCGTTTGGGCGAAAGGCGATAGTATGGAGCCAACGATATCTAATCATGATATTTTGATTGTTAATCAAGCAAACTGTAAACCAATTGACGGTTATCTTTATGCGATACAGTATGAAGATCAGATTAGTATTAAACGAATTCAAAATCATGGTTCGAATTTAGTATTTATACATGATAATCCTAAATATCCAACGATTGTTGGTAATAAATATAAATCGAAAGAGTATGAAATTGTTGGTCATGTCGTGTACTTGTTAAAAGATTTAATTTAG